Proteins from a single region of Planktothrix tepida PCC 9214:
- a CDS encoding relaxase/mobilization nuclease domain-containing protein — MIGKQIIGKNFTKLLNYLFSKEGASLIGSNMMGKTPQELAVEFRSFLHLNNRVQKPVYHAALSIPKSEALSDAKWLEIGLDYLKGMGFDQNQFAIFRHTDCEHDHIHIAASRIKLNSKGTCVSDSWNYRRSEKLIEQLEEKYGLTPTVRSWEKERRSPTTGECRQLARTGETSIREQLQTVLDQATVDQPEMTVLVDRLTQQGISVRIKPTPTKELGISYKLGDVAFSGTHLGKAYTFKGLQKYRGVSYYSNLNSEEIEELFSGSDNNQDSQFVELNDTSFNDLFNSKTDLDNLVLSNWTDENPVNQPVEDLDNSNFNLIQSDSIDDPSIQLTETIQPTETLENYQHSLTSPWQLLRERLIENTSLPSELIDLLHHKGWINADEHNRAVFTLRTLAGEDKGTCTLESNGKFSINSDVKMPLAKTEDNETGIFWIATQHNIERVIITSNPIETLSAIALDPDFNIRPTLYLSLDTVSSLPTDFLIDIPTIVVGLKGDKFGEKLSQEIIEALPQAQRINPGIRGWNQILINLDREIEKLLPEIDQTQNLVQQELEQWTQGINLS, encoded by the coding sequence ATGATTGGTAAACAAATCATCGGGAAAAATTTCACCAAACTGCTCAATTACCTTTTTTCTAAAGAAGGTGCTTCTTTGATTGGAAGCAATATGATGGGAAAAACACCACAAGAATTAGCTGTGGAGTTTCGCTCTTTTCTCCATTTGAACAATCGAGTGCAAAAACCTGTTTATCATGCAGCTTTAAGTATTCCAAAGAGTGAAGCTTTATCGGATGCTAAATGGTTGGAAATTGGTTTAGATTACCTCAAAGGAATGGGATTTGATCAAAATCAATTTGCAATCTTTCGCCATACAGATTGTGAGCATGATCATATTCATATTGCAGCAAGTCGGATTAAATTAAATAGTAAAGGAACTTGCGTCTCGGATAGTTGGAACTATCGACGCAGCGAGAAATTAATTGAACAATTAGAAGAAAAATACGGGTTAACACCCACTGTTCGCAGTTGGGAAAAAGAACGTCGTTCTCCTACAACAGGCGAATGTAGGCAATTAGCTAGAACTGGAGAAACTAGCATACGCGAACAACTACAAACCGTTCTGGATCAAGCTACTGTTGACCAACCTGAAATGACGGTTTTGGTTGACCGACTCACGCAGCAAGGAATTAGTGTTAGAATCAAACCGACACCTACGAAAGAATTAGGGATTAGTTATAAGTTAGGTGATGTTGCTTTTAGTGGCACTCATTTAGGGAAAGCTTACACCTTCAAAGGACTTCAAAAATATCGAGGAGTTAGTTATTATTCTAACTTAAATTCAGAAGAAATTGAAGAACTTTTTAGTGGTTCTGATAATAACCAAGATTCTCAATTTGTTGAGTTAAATGATACATCTTTTAATGACTTATTTAATTCAAAAACTGACCTAGATAATTTAGTTTTATCAAATTGGACTGATGAGAATCCAGTCAATCAACCTGTAGAGGATCTCGATAATAGCAACTTTAACTTAATACAATCAGACTCTATCGATGATCCTTCAATTCAACTTACTGAAACAATTCAACCTACTGAAACTTTAGAAAATTATCAACACAGTTTAACATCACCTTGGCAACTTTTACGAGAAAGATTGATAGAAAATACCAGTTTACCTTCTGAATTGATAGATTTGTTACACCACAAGGGATGGATTAATGCAGATGAACACAACCGTGCTGTATTTACCCTCCGCACATTGGCTGGAGAGGACAAGGGAACTTGTACTTTAGAGTCCAATGGAAAATTTTCCATTAACTCTGATGTGAAAATGCCGTTGGCCAAGACTGAGGATAACGAAACAGGTATTTTCTGGATAGCGACTCAACATAATATTGAACGAGTTATTATTACCAGTAATCCGATAGAAACCTTGTCTGCGATCGCTTTAGACCCGGATTTTAATATTAGACCAACGTTATACTTAAGCCTTGATACTGTATCTTCATTACCCACAGATTTTTTAATAGATATTCCCACTATAGTCGTGGGCTTGAAAGGGGATAAATTTGGAGAAAAACTCTCTCAAGAAATTATTGAGGCTTTACCCCAAGCTCAACGAATTAATCCAGGTATTAGAGGCTGGAACCAAATTTTAATCAATTTAGACCGAGAAATAGAAAAATTATTACCTGAAATCGATCAAACTCAAAATCTAGTACAGCAAGAATTAGAGCAATGGACTCAGGGTATTAACTTAAGCTAA
- a CDS encoding radical SAM/SPASM domain-containing protein, which yields MIYNLIKSYHMTFFREFKVKLIKIKWLKKAIRKLFDLFLLTNCGTPPITTLAIEINEACNRKCDWCPNSKNQRKNGFIDEEIFYKIIDQMAEIKFVGRVTFNQYNEPLLDNRLPKFIRYVRQKLSSSYIYLNTNGDFINIELWTLLRKEGLDYVNISQYDGKINQNIKKVLESLDNEEKKHFGVHIFDTSKINNRAGLVNTTSKLPLKKFCFRPFSQLCVTYEGKVVLCCNDYFGQIEIGDVKTTPIKEIWENEIFVRYRKELKKGNRADLELCKTCDA from the coding sequence ATGATATATAATTTAATCAAAAGCTATCACATGACTTTCTTTAGAGAATTCAAGGTTAAGCTGATAAAAATTAAATGGCTTAAAAAGGCTATCCGTAAGCTGTTTGACCTGTTTTTGTTGACAAACTGTGGTACACCCCCAATAACAACTTTAGCAATTGAGATCAATGAAGCATGCAATAGAAAATGTGATTGGTGTCCTAATTCTAAAAATCAACGTAAAAACGGATTTATTGACGAAGAAATTTTTTATAAAATTATAGATCAAATGGCAGAAATAAAGTTTGTTGGTCGAGTAACATTTAATCAGTATAACGAACCCTTACTTGATAACAGATTGCCTAAATTTATTAGATACGTAAGACAAAAACTTTCTTCTTCTTATATATACTTAAATACTAACGGAGATTTCATAAATATTGAATTATGGACTCTCTTAAGAAAAGAAGGATTAGACTATGTAAATATATCTCAATATGATGGAAAAATCAATCAGAATATTAAAAAAGTGTTAGAGTCTTTGGATAATGAAGAGAAAAAACATTTTGGTGTTCATATTTTTGATACATCGAAGATCAATAACAGAGCTGGCTTAGTTAATACGACTAGCAAGCTTCCATTAAAAAAATTTTGTTTTAGACCATTTTCTCAGTTATGCGTAACCTATGAGGGTAAGGTTGTATTATGTTGTAATGACTATTTCGGGCAAATTGAGATTGGCGATGTAAAAACAACACCAATAAAAGAAATATGGGAGAATGAGATTTTTGTGCGTTACAGAAAAGAACTTAAGAAGGGTAACAGAGCCGATTTAGAACTGTGTAAGACGTGTGACGCATAA
- a CDS encoding RNA-guided endonuclease InsQ/TnpB family protein → MDDMTKITRTIKLKFVDLNRCKAQVFEQMTAENTRVANKLLSLPIKERRKMTTAKIMSELKSALVNQVIRHTTSPTGRKTKQYKVLPVEVNNQNWKLTLKGNTYSISFPTLKGEKRIPIEVASPHWQPVLDGLLEGTIQGGSFKLIKHRNKWYAYLSITEDVPEVKTEKRLGCDRGQNNLAVVAPKQGFGKFFNGQSVKHRRRYFQQRRKQLQEAKKFRALKKWDKKERRWMDAINHTISRRIVRFAEYHNADVVIEDLEGCRSTMKQSQKSRSDSGESRHNWSYYSLEQKLNYKLALKGLKLIKRPAPYTSKSCSTCGFIGKRNRHDFNCPNGHYHNSDLNAAKNLAQWDGFSCQLDLQRDASVMDSSGLTDGVLGTPLNSVNTVKQEYIQLSLLDWTRYENPTPLA, encoded by the coding sequence ATGGATGACATGACAAAAATAACTCGGACGATTAAATTGAAATTCGTGGATCTCAACCGTTGTAAAGCTCAGGTGTTTGAGCAAATGACGGCAGAAAACACACGGGTTGCCAACAAGCTGTTGTCATTGCCGATTAAAGAACGGCGTAAAATGACAACAGCTAAAATTATGTCCGAGTTAAAATCTGCCCTTGTTAACCAAGTAATCCGACATACCACATCACCCACAGGTCGTAAAACCAAACAATATAAAGTTCTTCCTGTGGAAGTTAACAACCAAAACTGGAAGTTAACCCTAAAAGGGAATACTTATTCAATTAGTTTTCCAACCCTTAAAGGTGAAAAAAGAATTCCCATTGAAGTTGCATCTCCCCATTGGCAACCTGTTTTAGACGGATTGTTAGAGGGAACAATTCAAGGGGGTTCTTTTAAATTAATTAAACATCGAAATAAGTGGTATGCCTATCTGTCAATTACTGAGGATGTTCCAGAAGTTAAGACGGAGAAAAGATTAGGATGTGACCGAGGACAGAATAATTTAGCGGTAGTTGCACCTAAACAGGGTTTTGGTAAGTTCTTTAATGGTCAAAGCGTTAAGCATCGGAGACGTTATTTTCAACAACGAAGAAAACAACTTCAAGAAGCTAAAAAGTTTCGAGCATTAAAGAAATGGGACAAAAAAGAACGACGATGGATGGATGCAATCAATCATACAATCAGCCGTCGAATTGTTCGTTTTGCCGAATACCATAATGCTGATGTTGTTATTGAGGATTTAGAAGGATGTCGAAGCACAATGAAACAGAGCCAAAAATCTCGTTCTGATTCCGGTGAATCTCGACATAATTGGTCTTATTATTCTTTGGAACAGAAACTTAATTATAAGTTGGCTCTTAAAGGATTGAAATTAATTAAAAGACCTGCGCCATACACTTCCAAATCCTGTTCAACCTGTGGTTTTATTGGTAAAAGAAATCGACATGATTTCAATTGCCCTAATGGTCACTACCATAACTCTGATTTGAATGCTGCGAAAAACCTAGCTCAATGGGACGGTTTTTCTTGTCAGTTAGACCTACAGAGAGATGCTTCTGTAATGGATTCATCCGGTTTAACTGATGGGGTGCTTGGCACACCCCTGAACTCGGTGAATACAGTCAAACAAGAGTATATTCAACTGTCTCTGCTTGACTGGACTAGATACGAGAATCCCACCCCTTTAGCGTAG
- the tnpA gene encoding IS200/IS605 family transposase: MTENQYRRKNTSVSLINYHFVFCPKRRKRVLVNGVSRRLEEIIYQKAKELECDVLALEIMPDHVHLFISCHPLIAPHQIMFRIKGASSRILRKEFPHLLKLPSLWSRSYYCGTAGSVSSETIKKYIANQNSH; encoded by the coding sequence ATGACAGAAAATCAATATAGAAGAAAAAACACATCAGTTAGTCTGATCAACTATCATTTTGTCTTTTGCCCAAAAAGGAGGAAAAGGGTGTTGGTTAACGGAGTGAGCAGAAGATTAGAGGAAATTATCTACCAAAAAGCAAAAGAGCTAGAATGTGATGTCCTAGCTCTGGAGATAATGCCTGATCATGTGCATTTATTTATTAGTTGTCACCCTTTGATTGCTCCACATCAAATTATGTTCAGAATCAAAGGGGCATCATCAAGAATATTAAGAAAAGAATTTCCTCATTTACTTAAACTACCTTCTTTGTGGAGTCGAAGCTATTATTGTGGGACGGCTGGTTCTGTTTCTAGTGAAACTATCAAAAAGTATATTGCTAACCAAAACTCTCACTAG
- a CDS encoding 2-hydroxyacid dehydrogenase — MIISNKENSVVCVDRLNILPQHKLVLQSCANTVFYEDLPNDSQIVDRVACATIAIVNRVKVSKVFLENAVNLKYLITSNVGYDNVNLELASSYKVKVINCPTYCSDATAEHTIGLLFSIIRKIVEANLDIRNGYWRKNLYTGMELKGRTICLIGKGNVGTRVGKIALSLGLNVSYVTKETPFSEIESLVSNADVISLHIPLNYKTHHFFNAKLISLMKKKAYLINTSRGGIIDQDFLFEALKSNLIAGAALDVFAEEPIDNKTNYSINELACLDNVVVTPHIGFRTEESLWKLGEELLKNVKSCLEGNAINVVQI, encoded by the coding sequence ATGATTATTTCTAACAAAGAAAATAGTGTAGTCTGTGTAGATAGACTTAATATACTTCCTCAACACAAATTAGTATTGCAGTCTTGTGCAAATACAGTCTTCTATGAAGACTTACCAAATGATAGCCAGATAGTTGATAGAGTGGCGTGTGCAACTATTGCAATTGTTAATAGAGTTAAAGTATCAAAAGTATTTTTAGAAAATGCAGTAAATCTCAAGTATTTGATTACTTCAAATGTTGGGTATGATAATGTAAACTTAGAGCTAGCTTCTAGTTATAAAGTAAAGGTTATTAACTGCCCTACGTATTGTAGTGATGCTACAGCCGAGCATACTATAGGACTACTGTTTTCTATAATTCGCAAAATTGTTGAAGCAAATCTTGATATACGAAATGGCTATTGGCGAAAAAACCTCTATACAGGCATGGAATTAAAAGGAAGAACTATATGTTTAATTGGAAAAGGAAATGTCGGAACCAGAGTTGGAAAAATTGCTTTATCTTTAGGCTTGAACGTAAGTTATGTAACTAAAGAAACCCCATTCTCGGAAATAGAAAGTTTAGTAAGTAATGCTGATGTTATTAGTTTGCATATTCCACTAAATTATAAAACACATCATTTCTTTAATGCAAAGCTCATATCCTTGATGAAAAAAAAAGCATATTTGATAAACACTTCACGAGGTGGTATAATCGATCAAGATTTTCTTTTTGAAGCTTTAAAAAGTAATTTAATAGCTGGAGCAGCACTAGATGTTTTTGCAGAGGAACCAATAGATAATAAAACTAATTATTCAATAAATGAGTTGGCTTGCTTAGATAATGTAGTTGTTACTCCACATATTGGGTTTAGAACAGAAGAAAGCTTGTGGAAGCTTGGTGAAGAATTACTTAAAAATGTTAAGTCCTGTTTGGAAGGTAATGCAATCAATGTTGTACAAATATAA
- a CDS encoding ParM/StbA family protein, with amino-acid sequence MTKTSTNLTEPDITVAFDYGGSLTKIIFAGQDRQVRLLYMEPEVVSVPRESILGYARDQLGSADPQNTAWVAFRNDYRAVGYLAKQRFHANAGLSELKYERALHKTLAALWVIKEKQKLPGNFTVAIAALLPPGEYEDRSRFERVLREALADYQTPTGRMSVELLVFNCKPEGGGIYLMHNKKVGSGIKERVCAIAMIGYRNASLLVAQRGDVAPGKMSDLGFIRMVEKVLVKTSGQTAERLTPAIVTAGSEFKAAPLMRLARSTSREGRAEEVQQMLLAIKEARPEYVRSLTSWLDENLPPDCDELVFCGGTATYFKKELNEYYDRLPIIWNADISIPVALDKKGLGDRLSDVYGMFVYFRTVLKKQFNSKSYQSLESLSEGSEKQEVKAHG; translated from the coding sequence ATGACTAAAACCTCTACAAATCTCACAGAGCCTGATATTACAGTGGCATTTGATTATGGAGGGTCGCTCACCAAGATTATCTTTGCGGGACAAGACCGACAAGTTCGGCTTCTGTACATGGAACCGGAAGTAGTATCTGTTCCACGAGAATCAATTTTGGGTTATGCCAGAGACCAGTTAGGGTCAGCCGATCCTCAAAACACCGCTTGGGTTGCGTTCAGGAATGATTACAGAGCCGTTGGCTATTTGGCTAAACAAAGGTTTCATGCGAATGCGGGGCTATCGGAACTCAAGTATGAGCGGGCTTTACATAAAACTTTGGCGGCTTTATGGGTGATTAAGGAAAAACAAAAACTACCTGGGAATTTTACAGTGGCGATCGCCGCGTTGTTACCCCCTGGAGAATATGAAGATCGAAGTCGGTTTGAGCGGGTACTGCGCGAAGCATTAGCAGATTATCAAACTCCGACGGGTCGCATGAGTGTGGAGTTATTGGTATTTAATTGCAAACCTGAAGGGGGTGGCATTTATTTAATGCACAACAAGAAAGTGGGTTCTGGAATTAAAGAACGGGTTTGTGCGATCGCCATGATTGGCTACCGCAACGCGAGTCTGCTAGTTGCTCAACGGGGAGATGTAGCCCCTGGAAAAATGAGTGATTTGGGCTTTATTCGGATGGTCGAGAAAGTCTTGGTTAAAACATCGGGACAAACTGCGGAGCGATTAACCCCAGCAATTGTTACAGCAGGAAGTGAATTTAAGGCGGCACCTTTAATGCGATTAGCCCGCAGCACGTCTCGAGAAGGACGGGCGGAGGAAGTGCAGCAAATGCTCCTGGCTATCAAGGAAGCTCGTCCTGAATATGTCCGAAGTTTAACCAGTTGGTTAGATGAAAATTTACCCCCAGATTGTGATGAGTTGGTGTTTTGTGGAGGAACGGCGACTTATTTCAAAAAAGAGTTAAACGAATACTATGATCGTCTCCCGATTATTTGGAATGCGGATATTTCTATTCCAGTTGCTTTAGATAAAAAAGGACTGGGCGATCGCCTCAGTGACGTTTATGGAATGTTTGTCTATTTTAGAACGGTTTTAAAGAAACAGTTCAATTCTAAATCTTATCAATCGCTTGAGTCTTTATCAGAAGGTTCCGAGAAGCAGGAGGTTAAGGCTCATGGCTAA
- a CDS encoding glycosyltransferase family 2 protein produces the protein MTKKLVSVIIPCFNAETWIEEAIESCLNQTYSNIEIVVIDDGSTDKSLDIIKKYKDKIVWETGVNKGANHARNRGLALSQGDFIQLLDADDFLLLEKIERQIKVLEETCADVIYGDVYYQIHLSNGEVKLSPVDLLGATGFHEDYLETVLCYGCMPCQAYLIRKSAINCEEGWDENLKAGQNRDFILSILIDGATIVYQPGYYSVYRKNHSNKTITSNKTLLAYYFALVSMKAEKKLNMHKKPSKKYLRAIANSYLIRANRDRKQITFLCYIWLVFLFVISHMKLSLIQEV, from the coding sequence ATGACCAAGAAACTTGTATCTGTAATTATACCTTGCTTCAATGCAGAAACATGGATTGAAGAAGCTATCGAAAGCTGCCTTAATCAGACCTATTCAAATATTGAAATAGTTGTTATTGATGATGGCTCAACAGACAAATCTTTAGATATTATTAAGAAATACAAAGATAAAATAGTATGGGAAACAGGTGTTAATAAGGGGGCGAACCACGCAAGGAATAGAGGGTTAGCATTATCTCAAGGTGACTTTATTCAACTGTTAGATGCAGATGACTTTTTATTATTAGAAAAAATAGAGAGGCAAATCAAGGTTCTGGAAGAAACGTGTGCAGATGTAATATATGGAGATGTCTATTACCAAATTCACTTAAGTAATGGAGAAGTAAAATTATCCCCAGTTGATCTTCTTGGTGCTACTGGATTTCACGAGGATTACCTTGAGACTGTTCTATGCTATGGTTGTATGCCTTGTCAGGCATATCTTATTAGAAAAAGTGCCATTAATTGTGAAGAAGGATGGGATGAAAATCTAAAAGCTGGACAGAACAGAGATTTTATATTATCTATATTAATAGATGGCGCAACTATTGTATATCAACCAGGATACTACTCAGTTTATAGAAAAAACCATAGTAATAAGACTATTACTTCAAACAAAACTCTCTTAGCGTATTACTTTGCTTTAGTTTCAATGAAAGCAGAAAAAAAACTAAATATGCACAAAAAGCCATCTAAAAAATATTTAAGAGCAATTGCGAACTCTTATCTTATAAGAGCAAATCGGGATCGCAAACAAATAACATTTTTATGTTACATTTGGCTGGTTTTTCTGTTTGTAATATCTCATATGAAATTAAGCTTGATACAAGAGGTATAA
- a CDS encoding mobilization protein → MAGRSRRTKSQLEQVDSTTEQAEALGEVSMTVTLKSPSHLGENGLETVEKHATRIHLIDGEKGGVGKSLFARVLIQYFMDKKYPFLAVDADRSNPDVSRIYESVCREALFSEDEKKFYEADKIFEWAFDNSIIVNLPAQVYPVVTSWIEKNNLIELGKQSKITFCKWFVCTGGYDSVQLFLKSVQHFDKKIAHVLVRNFGLEDDWSSVEEMEEVQNAIKKYDVKVIDFPKLYSRERNAIDAGGITFELARNSQEFGVLGRQRIKSFMLSAYEAFETTGMLP, encoded by the coding sequence ATGGCAGGTCGGAGTAGAAGAACAAAATCTCAACTAGAACAGGTAGATTCTACAACTGAACAAGCTGAAGCATTAGGAGAAGTATCAATGACAGTAACGTTAAAATCCCCAAGTCATTTAGGCGAAAATGGATTAGAAACGGTTGAGAAACACGCTACTAGAATTCATTTGATTGATGGAGAAAAAGGCGGTGTGGGTAAGAGTTTGTTTGCAAGGGTTTTAATTCAGTATTTTATGGATAAGAAATATCCGTTTTTAGCCGTAGATGCGGACAGGTCTAACCCCGATGTCTCTCGAATTTACGAAAGTGTTTGTCGCGAAGCTTTATTTAGTGAAGATGAGAAGAAATTTTATGAAGCGGACAAAATTTTTGAGTGGGCTTTTGACAATAGTATTATAGTCAATTTACCGGCTCAGGTTTATCCGGTGGTGACGAGTTGGATTGAAAAAAATAACTTAATTGAGTTAGGCAAACAGTCCAAAATTACATTTTGTAAGTGGTTTGTTTGTACAGGAGGTTATGATAGCGTGCAGTTATTTTTGAAATCAGTGCAACATTTTGACAAAAAAATAGCTCATGTTTTAGTTCGTAATTTTGGGTTAGAGGATGATTGGAGTTCTGTAGAAGAGATGGAAGAAGTCCAAAATGCGATTAAAAAGTATGATGTTAAAGTTATTGATTTCCCTAAACTTTATTCACGAGAAAGAAATGCCATTGATGCGGGGGGAATTACGTTTGAATTAGCTCGAAATAGTCAAGAATTTGGGGTATTGGGACGGCAACGAATTAAATCGTTTATGTTGTCAGCTTACGAGGCGTTTGAAACGACGGGGATGTTACCGTGA
- a CDS encoding CopG family transcriptional regulator, producing the protein MATLTIRLPDDKYFRLKALAQSRGISINKLMEELSTLAIAEFDAQTRFQALAMQGDVAQGLEVLDRLDALNQ; encoded by the coding sequence ATGGCAACTTTAACGATTCGTTTACCTGATGACAAATACTTCCGCCTGAAAGCTTTAGCTCAATCTCGCGGCATCAGTATCAATAAGCTTATGGAAGAATTATCAACGTTAGCGATCGCTGAGTTTGATGCTCAGACACGATTTCAAGCTTTGGCAATGCAGGGCGATGTGGCACAGGGTTTAGAAGTTTTGGATCGCTTAGATGCCTTAAATCAGTAG
- a CDS encoding DUF6753 family protein produces the protein MSYGAVDTKSLLDIALEGQSEEYRRKVLELAFKGKIEPTDPIFLILLATGRLEVLIQESPKPEDFELAFERWVGRINKTLATYERVAVEKQEGQIAEAVNSLVRQTELTKIVTSARSLMVAAGILLTTLGVGALMGWMGVLWSQGGFAPGEAVHLTQEQAEALRWATSAEGKFARNLMRWNSDSLTDLECKKDVERLGVTLEVAGRPATSGFCTIWVESVEKRRFRN, from the coding sequence GTGAGTTATGGTGCTGTTGATACTAAATCTTTACTGGATATTGCCCTAGAAGGTCAATCCGAGGAATATCGGCGTAAGGTTTTGGAGTTGGCTTTTAAGGGGAAAATTGAGCCAACTGACCCCATATTTTTGATTTTATTAGCAACGGGGCGATTGGAAGTATTGATTCAAGAAAGCCCGAAACCAGAAGATTTTGAGTTAGCATTTGAGCGTTGGGTAGGGCGGATTAATAAGACACTAGCAACTTACGAACGAGTAGCCGTTGAGAAGCAAGAGGGGCAAATTGCTGAGGCGGTGAATTCTCTGGTACGTCAGACGGAATTAACAAAAATAGTCACTTCTGCTCGTTCATTGATGGTAGCGGCGGGTATCTTATTGACGACGTTGGGTGTCGGTGCTTTGATGGGATGGATGGGTGTGCTGTGGTCGCAAGGAGGGTTTGCGCCGGGGGAAGCGGTTCATCTGACTCAGGAACAGGCGGAGGCTTTGCGGTGGGCGACTAGCGCTGAGGGGAAGTTTGCTCGGAATTTGATGAGGTGGAATTCGGATAGTTTGACTGATTTAGAATGTAAAAAGGATGTTGAGCGTTTGGGGGTGACTTTGGAAGTTGCGGGGAGGCCAGCGACTTCAGGGTTTTGTACGATTTGGGTGGAGTCTGTGGAAAAGCGTAGGTTTAGGAATTAA